A stretch of the Halictus rubicundus isolate RS-2024b chromosome 16, iyHalRubi1_principal, whole genome shotgun sequence genome encodes the following:
- the Naus gene encoding cortactin binding protein N-terminal like nausicaa, translating into MASQSQNATTVSSTISPANGSSGPTTTTSVCTTKMQSLASTPSSQPYEQNSSASLSPSPSPSPMQQQEHQQTLQPNNVEALDKNSSNTLKRNPKMELSKSDLLKLLGHLEGELQARDIVIALLKSEKLKHLLHTQYMSKSTDPHAALIRDMGLIGDIGLMGHESNQIHQQVASLEALVQQQRRMKSRMTKILKDAELRHRAVIKELEEEKRKHEHDTAQGDDITYGLEKERTRLKKELELEKQEKKRLELDLKKANDAQEEEKTRQKQIVLLLLAERKKIIMKYIEERKRSEDLAQILSEEKVRIDSMAEGLEEESKKSLQMEAELEKQLAQFDMERQQYRQALAKEEKRVKDLELELEKLRNEMDVLKESHTRGSPRGVGTTPPPPPAKPVSSVAIPTIRPASAPQTIKGTVLGTGTPMVSSKVVQPTATVSSVPVSGPTTGIARSVTPGQALRGVTYTSNITSTGGETTTSSDTQVNYLHFSFHSTLI; encoded by the exons atggcatcGCAAAGTCAAAATGCTACGACCGTGAGTTCAACTATTTCACCGGCGAATGGATCATCCGGACCGACGACGACCACCTCGGTCTGCACTACAAAGATGCAGTCACTCGCTTCTACACCATCCTCGCAACCTTACGAACAAAATTCGTCAGCATCATTGTCGCCGtcaccgtcgccgtcgccgaTGCAACAGCAAGAGCATCAACAAACTCTGCAACCCAACAATGTAGAAGCACTTGACAAAAATTCTTCGAATACGTTGAAA CGTAATCCGAAAATGGAACTGAGCAAAAGTgatttattgaaattgttagGACATCTCGAAGGAGAGTTACAGGCAAGGGATATCGTAATAGCATTGTTAAAG TCAGAGAAATTGAAACATCTATTACATACTCAATATATGAGTAAAAGCACAGATCCACATGCTGCACTTATTCGGGATATGGGGTTGATAGGAGACATAGGATTAATGGGACACGAATCAAATCAAATACATCAACAAGTTGCTAGTTTAGAAGCACTTGTTCAACAACAAAGACGTATGAAGTCTAGGATGACCAAAATTCTTAAAGATGCTGAACTTAGACACCGAGCA gTAATCAAGGAATTAGAAGAAGAGAAACGGAAACACGAGCACGATACTGCCCAAGGCGACGATATTACATATGGACTTGAAAAAGAGAGGACACGATTGAAGaaagaattagaattagaaaaacaagaaaaaaaaagactgGAACTAGATTTAAAGAAAGCAAATGATGCTCAAGAGGAAGAGAAAACACGACAAAAGCAAATAGTACTTCTTCTGTTGGCTGAACGTAAAAAAATAATCATGAAATAtatagaagaaagaaaaagatcaGAGGATTTGGCACAGATATTAAGTGAGGAAAAAGTACGAATAGATTCCATGGCTGAAGGACTCGAAGAAGAAAGTAAGAAATCCTTACAGATGGAAGCAGAGTTAGAAAAACAACTTGCACAGTTCGATATGGAAAGGCAACAGTATAGGCAAGCTTTAGCAAAAGAAGAGAAGAGGGTGAAAGATCtcgaattagaattagaaaaaCTTAGAAATGAAATGGATGTGTTGAAAGAATCTCATACACGTGGTTCTCCAAGAGGAGTGGGTACAACTCCACCACCTCCTCCAGCCAAACCAGTTAGCTCAGTTGCTATACCTACAATTAGGCCTGCTAGTGCTCCACAAACAA TTAAAGGCACAGTATTGGGCACTGGGACGCCAATGGTTAGTAGCAAAGTTGTTCAGCCCACTGCCACGGTATCTAGTGTTCCTGTCAGCGGTCCAA CTACTGGGATTGCTAGATCAGTAACTCCTGGACAAGCATTACGTGGGGTCACGTACACGTCCAACATTACGTCTACCGGTGGGGAGACTACAACTTCTTCAGATACACAGGTAAATTatcttcatttttcttttcattctaCTTTAATATGA